In one Vulgatibacter incomptus genomic region, the following are encoded:
- the cysS gene encoding cysteine--tRNA ligase, whose translation MAQRLFSTLTNRKEDLVPREGRKIGMYVCGPTVYDFSHAGHARCYIVWDTVARWLRFTGYELKVVRNYTDVDDKIIRRANELGEDPSVVSERFIREFQDDMRALNVMPADVEPKVTEHIPEIIELIGKLIEKGHAYASEGDVYFAVRSFETYGQLSRRNLDDLLAGARVEPGERKRDPLDFALWKGAKPGEPFWESPWGIGRPGWHIECSAMSEKYLGPSFDLHGGGKDLVFPHHENELAQSEAASGQPLSRYWMHNGFLTINAEKMGKSLGNFFTIRELLGHVDGEAVRYTVLGTHYRSPLDFSLDAILASQQRVAYVYETLAKADERLARETQPLAEGPILHPERIDELDARFREAMEDDFNTAAALGAISELFPWMNELVEKPPVKDRALVARTLARLVADARRIGSILGVFEQPPAEWLARYRLRLAAQKGIEPSWVEARIAARAEARRNKDFAAADVIRAELLGSGVEIMDSPSGTTWRVIA comes from the coding sequence ATGGCGCAGCGGCTGTTCAGTACCCTCACGAACCGGAAGGAAGACCTCGTCCCCCGCGAGGGCCGCAAGATCGGCATGTACGTCTGCGGCCCCACGGTCTACGACTTCAGCCACGCCGGACACGCCCGCTGTTACATCGTGTGGGACACGGTCGCCCGCTGGCTTCGGTTCACCGGATACGAGCTCAAGGTCGTCCGGAACTACACGGACGTCGACGACAAGATCATCCGCCGCGCGAACGAGCTCGGCGAGGATCCCAGCGTGGTCTCGGAGCGCTTCATCCGCGAGTTCCAGGACGATATGCGGGCGCTCAACGTGATGCCCGCCGATGTGGAGCCGAAGGTCACCGAGCACATCCCGGAGATCATCGAGCTCATCGGCAAGTTGATCGAGAAGGGCCACGCGTACGCCTCCGAGGGCGACGTCTACTTCGCCGTGCGCTCCTTCGAGACCTACGGGCAGCTCTCCCGGCGCAACCTCGACGACCTCCTCGCCGGCGCGCGGGTGGAGCCGGGCGAACGAAAGCGCGACCCGCTGGACTTCGCGCTGTGGAAGGGCGCCAAGCCCGGCGAGCCCTTCTGGGAGAGCCCCTGGGGCATCGGAAGGCCCGGCTGGCACATCGAGTGCTCGGCCATGAGCGAGAAGTACCTCGGCCCCAGCTTCGACCTCCACGGCGGCGGAAAGGACCTCGTCTTCCCGCACCACGAGAACGAGCTCGCGCAGTCCGAGGCCGCAAGCGGGCAGCCCCTCTCGCGCTACTGGATGCACAACGGCTTCCTCACCATCAACGCCGAGAAGATGGGGAAGAGCCTCGGCAACTTCTTCACCATCCGTGAGCTCCTCGGACACGTCGATGGCGAGGCCGTGCGTTACACGGTGCTCGGCACCCACTACCGCTCGCCGCTGGACTTCTCGCTGGACGCGATCCTCGCGTCGCAGCAGCGGGTCGCCTACGTCTACGAGACCCTCGCCAAGGCAGACGAGCGCCTCGCCAGGGAGACCCAGCCCCTCGCGGAGGGACCGATCCTCCACCCCGAGCGCATCGACGAGCTGGACGCCCGCTTCCGCGAGGCGATGGAGGACGACTTCAACACCGCGGCCGCCCTCGGCGCGATCAGCGAGCTCTTCCCCTGGATGAACGAGCTGGTCGAGAAGCCGCCGGTGAAGGACCGCGCGCTGGTCGCCCGCACCCTGGCGCGCCTCGTGGCGGACGCCAGGCGGATCGGCTCGATCCTCGGCGTCTTCGAGCAGCCGCCTGCCGAGTGGCTCGCCCGCTACCGCCTCCGGCTCGCCGCCCAGAAGGGGATCGAGCCGTCCTGGGTCGAGGCCCGCATCGCCGCTCGCGCGGAGGCCCGGCGCAACAAGGACTTTGCTGCAGCAGACGTGATCCGCGCCGAGCTCCTGGGGAGCGGCGTCGAGATCATGGATTCTCCCAGCGGTACGACGTGGAGGGTGATCGCATGA
- a CDS encoding penicillin acylase family protein, translated as MRKLSILVVLALASAALGFGCGDKDPAVQGTGGDVGAGGDGGAGGTGGTGGGAGESGSWSDTELKIPGLDGAVEVALDKQGILHAACSTDEDCVRVMGYFHAQNRFWQMDIQRRAARGRLSTLIGMLGIDQDKYMRLFMSTTAGEPIEEAIWSILDEETKTLLEAYSEGVNAWLADMRAGRNGAALTEEYKAPLVMGTPSSIPDWDPLDSVAFARLMTYMLSESSDVELSLAQAFPKLGSTPELAVDLFTLRPAVKSYTIPASGGTFPMKAPVDLEKIRALQDRLRPLESLFAAAQAASTVMTRWAPQGEPAGSNNWVVAPSKTTHGKALLANDPHLGLSNPSVWYFAEIDSKTKGTGTLHVAGGSFPGIPMIPIGRNETLTWGATVAYYDVTDVYVESLTTDGNGVLFDGGTVPLVRREHTFQVAGGAPVKVTLEWVPHHGPVIQKNPATGQAITVKWTGHEPTNELRAFLNLNRASTVAEGKEALKDFEVGAQNFVMADTQGNIGWYPHARVPNRPWASYEQANPFGSMPPWMPLPGGGSAEWQGFVPADQLPQLFNPPKGFIATANQDMTGATESGDPTSHGYPMLQDVVDPGFRHARIVHRLEAGGSAHDPAMMMDIQGDDYSLLGRTVLPHILAAADAAGTLSARAQTLVAALRDWNYTCPTGLAGHAPGSAPSDDEAERTAAIGCMAFHYTLPRVLDVAYGDKYAKAGLSVASFDASMSIRSLVIALERPTERLSGDALWNKLDGTVRSKDEVLVAGIEKAANDIVAPLGSDSSKWLWGRKHTLTFKTEISQLAPKLDIGPFATPGGQFTVNVANPGFDGLGFSHGAGASLRIVSEAGADGMITWMQLPGGQDLHRDGEHYGDLVEAWLENRSFILLFDRDSVAAKAPVRILATP; from the coding sequence ATGAGGAAGCTGTCGATCTTGGTCGTGCTCGCGCTGGCTTCGGCAGCGCTCGGCTTTGGATGTGGCGATAAAGACCCCGCGGTCCAGGGCACAGGCGGTGACGTTGGGGCCGGCGGAGACGGCGGCGCGGGCGGCACCGGCGGTACGGGCGGCGGGGCCGGCGAGAGTGGCTCCTGGTCGGACACCGAGCTGAAGATCCCGGGCCTCGACGGCGCCGTCGAGGTGGCTCTCGACAAGCAGGGCATTCTTCACGCGGCCTGCTCCACCGACGAGGACTGCGTGCGGGTCATGGGCTACTTCCACGCCCAGAACCGCTTCTGGCAGATGGACATCCAGCGCCGCGCGGCCCGGGGCAGGCTCTCGACCCTGATCGGAATGCTGGGAATCGATCAGGACAAGTACATGCGCCTCTTTATGTCGACGACGGCGGGAGAGCCGATCGAAGAGGCGATCTGGTCCATCCTCGACGAGGAGACGAAGACGCTCCTCGAGGCGTACTCCGAGGGCGTGAACGCCTGGCTTGCGGACATGAGGGCTGGCCGGAACGGCGCGGCGCTCACCGAGGAGTACAAGGCGCCCCTGGTGATGGGCACGCCGTCGTCGATCCCGGACTGGGATCCCCTCGATAGCGTGGCCTTCGCGCGCCTCATGACCTACATGCTCTCGGAGTCGAGCGACGTGGAGCTCTCGCTCGCCCAGGCCTTCCCGAAGCTGGGGAGTACGCCTGAGTTGGCGGTGGACCTGTTCACGCTGCGTCCCGCGGTGAAGAGCTACACCATCCCCGCCTCCGGCGGGACGTTCCCAATGAAGGCGCCGGTCGACCTCGAGAAGATCCGCGCGCTGCAGGACCGCCTCCGGCCGTTGGAGAGCCTCTTCGCCGCAGCGCAAGCGGCGTCGACCGTCATGACGCGCTGGGCGCCGCAGGGTGAGCCCGCGGGCTCGAACAACTGGGTGGTGGCGCCCTCGAAGACGACGCACGGCAAGGCGCTCCTCGCCAACGATCCCCACCTCGGCCTGAGCAATCCTTCGGTCTGGTACTTCGCGGAGATCGACTCCAAGACCAAGGGCACCGGCACCCTCCACGTGGCGGGCGGCTCGTTCCCGGGCATTCCGATGATCCCCATCGGGCGAAACGAGACGCTCACCTGGGGTGCCACGGTCGCCTACTACGACGTCACCGACGTCTACGTGGAGTCCCTGACCACGGACGGGAACGGCGTCCTCTTCGATGGCGGAACGGTGCCGCTGGTCCGCCGCGAGCATACGTTCCAGGTGGCGGGCGGCGCTCCGGTCAAGGTGACGCTGGAGTGGGTCCCCCACCACGGCCCCGTGATCCAGAAGAACCCGGCTACGGGCCAGGCGATCACGGTGAAGTGGACTGGCCACGAGCCGACCAACGAGCTGCGCGCGTTCCTCAACCTCAATCGGGCTTCCACCGTGGCGGAGGGCAAGGAGGCGCTGAAGGACTTCGAGGTCGGTGCCCAGAACTTCGTGATGGCCGACACCCAGGGCAACATCGGCTGGTACCCGCATGCCAGGGTCCCGAATCGCCCCTGGGCCTCCTACGAGCAGGCCAACCCCTTCGGCTCGATGCCCCCGTGGATGCCGCTCCCCGGCGGCGGGAGCGCGGAGTGGCAGGGCTTCGTCCCGGCGGACCAGCTCCCGCAGCTCTTCAATCCACCCAAGGGCTTCATCGCCACGGCCAATCAGGACATGACCGGCGCGACGGAGAGCGGTGACCCCACCAGCCACGGATATCCGATGCTGCAGGACGTGGTGGATCCGGGCTTCCGCCACGCTCGGATCGTGCATCGACTCGAGGCAGGGGGCTCCGCCCACGATCCCGCCATGATGATGGACATCCAGGGCGACGACTACTCGCTCCTGGGCCGGACGGTGCTGCCGCACATCCTGGCTGCGGCCGACGCCGCCGGTACGCTCTCCGCCAGGGCCCAGACCCTGGTCGCCGCGCTCCGGGATTGGAACTACACCTGCCCCACCGGCCTGGCCGGCCACGCGCCGGGCTCGGCGCCCTCCGACGACGAAGCGGAGCGTACCGCCGCGATCGGCTGCATGGCGTTCCACTACACCTTGCCCCGCGTGCTCGACGTCGCCTACGGCGACAAGTACGCCAAGGCGGGTCTCTCGGTGGCGAGCTTCGACGCAAGCATGTCGATCCGGTCGCTGGTGATCGCGCTCGAGCGCCCGACCGAGCGCCTGAGCGGTGACGCCCTCTGGAACAAGCTCGACGGGACCGTCCGGAGCAAGGACGAGGTCCTGGTGGCAGGGATCGAGAAGGCCGCCAACGACATCGTCGCGCCGCTGGGCTCCGATTCGTCGAAGTGGCTCTGGGGCCGCAAGCACACGCTCACGTTCAAGACCGAGATCTCGCAGCTTGCGCCCAAGCTCGACATCGGCCCCTTCGCGACGCCCGGCGGGCAGTTCACGGTCAACGTGGCCAACCCCGGCTTCGACGGCCTGGGCTTCTCCCACGGCGCCGGCGCCTCCCTGCGGATCGTGAGCGAGGCGGGGGCCGACGGCATGATCACCTGGATGCAGCTCCCTGGCGGCCAGGACCTGCACCGCGACGGCGAGCACTACGGCGACCTCGTCGAGGCATGGCTGGAGAACCGCTCCTTCATCCTCCTCTTCGATCGCGACTCGGTCGCGGCCAAGGCGCCGGTCCGGATCCTCGCGACGCCCTGA
- the uvrB gene encoding excinuclease ABC subunit UvrB, producing MTDFQLVTQYEPRGDQPRAIQELVEGIQRGDKHQVLLGATGTGKTFTMANVIAACRKPALVMAHNKTLAAQLYGEFRELFPHNAVQYFVSYYDYYQPEAYVPTTDTFIEKDSSINDEIDRMRHAATHSLLTRNDVIIVASVSCIYGIGSAESYYGMLQSLEVGKEFLRDRLLRALVDIQYERNDVDFHRGTFRVRGDTLEVFPAYEEEKAIRIEFFGDTVEAISEVDPLRGLVLSKLDKVAIFPNSHYVTAPERRQMAIDSIQEELRGRLQLLKSENKLLEYQRLEQRTMFDLEMIEQMGFCSGIENYSRHLTGRKTGEPPPCLLDYFPKDFLVIADESHQTIPQVGAMYKGDRSRKETLVEYGFRLPSALDNRPLKFNEFEHLVNQAVYVSATPANYELDKAQGVVVEQIIRPTGLVDPKVEVRPVATQVDDLLAEIREAVGRGERVLVTTLTKRMAEDLTEYYTDVGVRVRYLHSDIDTLERIRIIRALRQGEYDVLVGINLLREGLDIPEVSLVAILDADKEGFLRSSVSLIQTIGRAARNVGGRVIMYADHVTDSMSKAMGETDRRRSIQEAYNAEHGITPTTVKKAILELGPEIASDYSTVPLAAEEQPLYLAPEKLHAELARLTKEMQAAAEALEFEQAAALRDRIHALKDADLGIGPAPRPEAAAGGRAVPKRGGRKSQYPARKGAKR from the coding sequence ATGACCGACTTTCAGCTCGTGACGCAGTACGAGCCCCGGGGCGACCAGCCCCGGGCCATCCAGGAGCTCGTCGAGGGGATCCAGCGGGGCGACAAGCACCAGGTGCTGCTCGGGGCCACCGGCACCGGCAAGACCTTCACCATGGCGAATGTGATTGCGGCCTGCCGCAAGCCCGCCCTGGTGATGGCCCACAACAAGACGCTGGCGGCCCAGCTCTACGGGGAGTTTCGCGAGCTCTTCCCGCACAACGCGGTCCAGTACTTCGTCTCGTACTACGACTACTACCAGCCGGAGGCCTACGTCCCGACGACGGACACCTTCATCGAGAAGGACTCGTCCATCAACGACGAGATCGATCGGATGCGGCACGCGGCGACCCACTCGCTGCTCACCCGCAACGACGTGATCATCGTCGCCTCGGTCTCCTGCATCTACGGCATCGGCTCGGCCGAGTCCTACTACGGCATGCTCCAGTCGCTGGAGGTGGGGAAGGAGTTCCTCCGCGACCGGCTGCTTCGGGCGCTCGTCGACATCCAGTACGAGCGGAACGACGTCGACTTCCACCGCGGGACCTTCCGCGTCCGCGGCGACACCCTCGAGGTCTTTCCCGCCTACGAGGAGGAGAAGGCGATCCGGATCGAGTTCTTCGGCGACACCGTCGAGGCGATCTCCGAGGTGGATCCCCTGCGCGGGCTGGTGCTCAGCAAGCTCGACAAGGTCGCGATCTTCCCGAACTCGCACTACGTCACGGCGCCCGAGCGGCGCCAGATGGCGATCGACTCGATCCAGGAGGAGCTGCGCGGCCGGCTCCAGCTCCTGAAATCCGAGAACAAGCTCCTCGAGTACCAGCGCCTCGAGCAGCGGACCATGTTCGATCTCGAGATGATCGAGCAGATGGGCTTCTGCAGCGGCATCGAGAACTACTCGCGGCACCTCACCGGACGTAAAACCGGCGAGCCGCCCCCCTGCCTGCTGGACTACTTCCCCAAGGACTTCCTGGTCATCGCCGACGAGAGCCACCAGACGATTCCGCAGGTGGGCGCCATGTACAAAGGCGACCGCTCGCGGAAGGAGACACTGGTGGAGTACGGCTTCCGGCTCCCGTCCGCCCTGGACAACCGGCCGCTGAAGTTCAACGAGTTCGAGCACCTGGTGAACCAGGCGGTCTACGTCTCCGCCACGCCCGCGAACTACGAGCTCGACAAGGCCCAGGGCGTGGTCGTCGAGCAGATCATCCGTCCGACGGGCCTGGTGGATCCGAAGGTCGAGGTCCGCCCCGTCGCCACGCAGGTCGACGACCTCCTCGCCGAGATCCGCGAGGCCGTGGGCCGCGGCGAGCGCGTCCTCGTCACCACGCTGACCAAGCGGATGGCGGAGGACCTCACCGAGTACTACACGGACGTCGGCGTCCGCGTTCGCTACCTGCACTCCGACATCGACACCCTCGAGCGGATCCGGATCATCCGCGCTCTGAGGCAGGGCGAGTACGACGTGCTCGTCGGGATCAACCTGCTCCGAGAGGGCCTCGACATCCCCGAGGTCTCGCTGGTCGCGATCCTCGACGCGGACAAGGAAGGCTTCCTCCGCTCGTCGGTCTCGCTGATCCAGACCATCGGCCGGGCCGCCCGCAACGTCGGTGGCCGGGTGATCATGTACGCCGATCACGTGACCGACAGTATGAGCAAGGCGATGGGCGAGACGGACCGGCGCCGCTCGATCCAGGAGGCCTACAACGCGGAGCACGGGATCACGCCGACCACCGTGAAGAAGGCGATCCTCGAGCTGGGTCCCGAGATCGCGAGCGACTACAGCACCGTGCCGCTGGCGGCGGAGGAGCAGCCGCTCTACCTCGCGCCCGAGAAGCTCCACGCGGAGCTGGCGCGTCTCACCAAGGAGATGCAGGCCGCCGCGGAGGCCCTGGAGTTCGAGCAGGCCGCGGCGCTCCGCGATCGAATCCACGCCCTCAAGGACGCCGACCTCGGGATCGGGCCCGCGCCTCGTCCCGAGGCCGCAGCCGGCGGCCGGGCGGTCCCGAAGCGGGGAGGGCGAAAGAGCCAGTACCCGGCTCGCAAGGGCGCGAAGCGCTGA
- a CDS encoding M28 family peptidase — translation MVLLAAAGTGVLAAGTVGALAADPASKRAASEARLMDSARSIVAAGPAVQGTPAKAQVEALLRSRLEPSDAWVRRIPFSVELKAIGARWDLVNLVASFHKEAKHRVMIGAHWDIRPWADEDPDPTKRKLPFDGANDGASGVAILLELARALGETPPPEGIGVDLVFFDGEEGPKGALHENFLGSKELAERWFTTGVTPPYAGIIVDMVGRKGTRIRREVASQRRAGAVQDEIFAVAKAMGSQVFVDEPGIHILDDHTAFLDRGIPVVDLIDIEDPAWHTHADTLDKLDPAVMAEVTDVVLGWIRSQRPR, via the coding sequence ATGGTTCTGCTGGCAGCGGCCGGCACCGGCGTCCTCGCCGCGGGCACGGTCGGCGCGCTCGCTGCGGATCCGGCGTCGAAGCGAGCCGCCTCCGAGGCCCGGCTGATGGACTCGGCCCGGTCCATCGTCGCGGCGGGGCCGGCAGTGCAGGGAACGCCCGCCAAAGCACAGGTCGAGGCGCTGCTGAGGTCGCGCCTCGAGCCTTCCGACGCCTGGGTGCGGCGCATCCCGTTCTCCGTGGAGCTGAAGGCCATCGGCGCCCGCTGGGACCTCGTCAACCTCGTCGCCTCCTTCCACAAGGAGGCGAAGCATCGGGTGATGATCGGCGCCCACTGGGACATCCGCCCGTGGGCCGACGAGGATCCTGATCCGACGAAGCGCAAGCTTCCTTTCGACGGCGCCAACGACGGCGCCTCCGGCGTGGCCATCCTTCTCGAGCTCGCCCGGGCCCTGGGCGAGACCCCGCCGCCCGAGGGGATCGGCGTCGACCTCGTCTTCTTCGACGGAGAGGAGGGCCCGAAGGGCGCCCTCCACGAGAACTTCCTCGGCTCCAAGGAGCTGGCCGAGCGCTGGTTCACCACGGGTGTCACGCCACCTTACGCCGGGATCATCGTCGACATGGTGGGTCGCAAGGGGACCCGCATCCGCCGCGAGGTCGCCTCCCAGCGGAGGGCGGGCGCCGTCCAGGACGAGATCTTCGCCGTCGCCAAGGCGATGGGCTCGCAGGTCTTCGTCGACGAGCCGGGTATCCACATCCTCGACGACCACACGGCCTTCCTCGATCGAGGCATCCCGGTGGTCGACCTGATCGACATCGAGGACCCTGCGTGGCACACCCACGCCGACACCCTCGACAAGCTCGATCCCGCTGTGATGGCGGAGGTCACCGACGTGGTCCTCGGCTGGATCCGGAGCCAGCGGCCCCGATAG